The Xylocopa sonorina isolate GNS202 chromosome 17, iyXylSono1_principal, whole genome shotgun sequence genome includes a region encoding these proteins:
- the Mctp gene encoding multiple C2 domain and transmembrane region protein isoform X1, translated as MSKSVELLAGAEDSEQIEVDSSLVEERSRLNLNGSRPLSKSATELRNNESSSPSRRGEQAEPSVVHHHRHHRHATSVAQRTHTFFATLKSRWARSRSKERKKSKDAGVAQVVESDYAADYSSEHSKSSSATQSPARHCLNHPESPLVRGGRQNVVTRPEDSPGRSSEGHSKGSLSFQPSRDSNEEARGSISQDDSAFLQEEVARRRELALRQHAFFQLRLHIRKGTNLVAMDRCGASDPYVKVKSGGRLLHKSRTVHRDLNPVWDESVTLPIEDPFQPLTFKVFDYDWGLQDDFMGVAQLDLTQLDLGQSQDVVLELKDHSRPKQHLGEIYLTLTLWPKNQQEKEQYFQRTNRLADVNRRLKSQIWSSVVTIVLVEAKNLLPMDIDGLSDPYVKFRLGTEKYKSKVVHKTLNPVWLEQFDLHLYEDPYLGQELEVTVWDRDKSHQDDLMGKTVIDLAVLERETTHGLWRDLEDGSGSIFLLLTISGTTASETISDLAAHEETPREREQLYHRYALTNTLQRVRDVGHLTVKVFRAQGLAAADLGGKSDPFCVLELVNARLQTQTEYKTLAPNWQKIFTFNVKDINSVLEVTVYDEDRDHKVEFLGKVAIPLLKIRNGEKRWYALKDKKLRGRAKGNSPQILLEMTVVWNVVRACVRTLNPKEKKYMEPEIKFKRQVFLRNVLRLKAIIVIVIDIGKYVQSCWEWENKMRSIIALVIFIFGCYYFEPYMFPGAALLILLKYYLLYGEGSGLNQWISGQVAVLTGTPLSHHTNTHFHDEIDEGPGTPGDDDDDDDDKDKEEKKSLKERLQAIQEVTQTVQNSIGYIASLCERVKNLFNFTVPYLSYLAMILAILGAVVLYFIPLRYLILVWGVNKFSRKIVRPHSVPNNELLDLISRVPDDEELLNYRELKPLPTADCEKGAGTSGSPGAPNLTRREQRKRHKAA; from the exons ATGAGCAAGAGCGTCGAGCTACTCGCTGGGGCGGAGGACAGTGAACAGATCGAAGTGG ATAGCAGTCTCGTGGAGGAGAGGTCCAGATTGAACTTGAACGGGAGCCGTCCGCTCTCGAAAAGCGCCACGGAGCTCCGGAACAACGAGAGCAGTTCGCCGTCACGACGCGGTGAACAAGCGGAACCGAGCGTCGTTCATCACCACCGGCACCATCGACACGCCACCTCGGTGGCGCAACGGACGCACACCTTCTTCGCGACATTGAAGAGCCGGTGGGCTCGCAGCCGCAGCAAGGAGAGGAAGAAGTCGAAGGATGCGGGGGTCGCACAGGTCGTCGAGTCCGACTATGCGGCTGACTACTCGTCCGAGCATAGCAAAAGCTCCTCAGCCACGCAGAGCCCGGCCAGACATTGTCTCAATCATCCGG AATCGCCGTTGGTACGCGGAGGACGACAGAACGTCGTGACGAGGCCGGAGGACAGCCCTGGGAGGAGCAGCGAGGGCCATTCGAAGGGGTCCTTGAGCTTCCAGCCGTCGAGGGACTCGAACGAGGAAGCTCGAGGATCGATCAGCCAGGATGACAGCGCGTTCCTTCAGGAGGAGGTCGCGCGTAGAAGAGAGTTGGCACTCAGGCAGCATGCGTTCTTCCAACTTCGTTTGCACATCAGAAAGGGAACGAACCTGGTTGCTATGGATAGATGTG GCGCCAGCGATCCGTACGTGAAAGTGAAAAGCGGCGGTCGATTGTTGCACAAGTCGCGGACTGTTCACCGCGACCTAAATCCAGTTTGGGACGAAAGTGTGACCCTGCCGATAGAGGACCCTTTCCAGCCTCTCACGTTCAAG GTCTTCGACTACGATTGGGGCCTGCAGGATGACTTCATGGGCGTGGCGCAATTGGACCTGACCCAACTGGACCTGGGCCAGTCGCAGGATGTCGTTCTGGAGCTGAAGGACCATAGCAGACCCAAGCAACATCTGGGAGAGATCTACTTGACCCTCACTCTTTGGCCCAAGAATCAACAGGAGAAAGAACAG TATTTCCAAAGGACCAATCGATTGGCGGACGTAAATAGGCGGCTGAAGTCGCAAATATGGAGCTCCGTGGTAACGATTGTCCTCGTGGAAGCGAAGAATCTGTTACCAATGGATATAGACGGCCTCTCGGATCCCTATGTCAAGTTTCG TCTGGGTACAGAAAAATACAAGTCGAAGGTCGTGCACAAGACCCTGAACCCCGTCTGGTTGGAGCAGTTCGATCTTCATCTGTACGAGGACCCGTACCTGGGCCAAGAATTAGAGGTGACGGTCTGGGACCGCGACAAGAGCCATCAGGACGATCTAATGGGCAAAACTGTGATCGATTTGGCGGTGCTCGAACGCGAGACCACTCATGGTCTCTGGCGAGACCTCGAGGACGGCTCTGGTAGCATCTTCCTGCTGCTGACCATCAGTGGTACCACCGCCAGCGAGACGATCAGCGATTTAGCAGCCCACGAGGAGACTCCTCGCGAGCGTGAACAGTTGTATCATAGGTACGCGTTGACCAACACGTTGCAGAGGGTTCGAGACGTGGGCCATTTAACTGTGAAG GTGTTCAGAGCCCAAGGCCTCGCTGCAGCCGATTTAGGCGGGAAGAGCGACCCATTCTGCGTGCTGGAATTGGTAAACGCCAGATTGCAGACCCAGACTGAGTACAAAACGCTGGCGCCAAACTGGCAGAAGATATTCACCTT TAACGTGAAGGATATAAATTCGGTGCTGGAAGTGACTGTGTACGACGAGGACAGGGACCATAAAGTAGAGTTCCTCGGGAAGGTCGCCATACCCCTGCTAAAAATCAGAAACGGCGAGAAACGGTGGTACGCGTTGAAAGACAAGAAACTGAGGGGTCGAGCCAAGGGGAATTCGCCACAGATCCTTCTCGAGATGACCGTCGTCTGGAACGTTGTCAGAGCTTGTGTACGAACGCTCAATCCCAAGGAGAAGAAGTACATGGAACCGGAAATCAAGTTCAAGAGACAGGTCTTCCTGCGCAACGTACTCAGGCTGAAGGCGATCATCGTGATCGTCATCGACATTGGAAAATACGTGCA GAGCTGTTGGGAATGGGAGAACAAAATGAGAAGCATCATCGCACTGGTCATTTTTATTTTCGGCTGTTACTACTTCGAGCCTTACATGTTCCCTGGAGCGGCACTCCTCATTCTATTAAAGTACTATTTG CTTTACGGAGAGGGAAGTGGACTGAATCAATGGATTTCCGGACAGGTTGCGGTGTTAACCGGCACGCCCTTATCTCATCACACCAACACCCACTTCCACGACGAGATCGACGAAGGTCCTGGCACCCCTGgggatgacgacgacgacgacgacgataagGATAAA GAAGAGAAGAAAAGCCTGAAGGAGCGACTGCAAGCGATCCAAGAGGTGACTCAAACCGTTCAGAACTCAATCGGTTACATAGCGAGCCTCTGCGAGAGGGTGAAGAATCTCTTCAACTTCACTGTTCCCTACCTCAGTTACTTAGCCATGATCCTCGCGATCCTTGGCGCCGTTGTCCTCTACTTCATCCCCCTCAGGTACCTAATCCTGGTCTGGGGAGTCAATAAATTCTCCAGGAAGATCGTTCGACCTCACTCAGTCCCCAACAACGAGCTTCTCGATCTCATATCCAGAGTGCCCGACGACGAGGAGCTTCTTAATTACAG GGAGTTGAAACCGTTGCCGACAGCCGACTGTGAGAAGGGCGCGGGCACTTCCGGCAGTCCTGGCGCACCGAACCTGACGCGCAGGGAGCAGAGGAAGAGGCACAAGGCCGCGTAG
- the Mctp gene encoding multiple C2 domain and transmembrane region protein isoform X2, with amino-acid sequence MSKSVELLAGAEDSEQIEVDSSLVEERSRLNLNGSRPLSKSATELRNNESSSPSRRGEQAEPSVVHHHRHHRHATSVAQRTHTFFATLKSRWARSRSKERKKSKDAGVAQVVESDYAADYSSEHSKSSSATQSPARHCLNHPESPLVRGGRQNVVTRPEDSPGRSSEGHSKGSLSFQPSRDSNEEARGSISQDDSAFLQEEVARRRELALRQHAFFQLRLHIRKGTNLVAMDRCGASDPYVKVKSGGRLLHKSRTVHRDLNPVWDESVTLPIEDPFQPLTFKVFDYDWGLQDDFMGVAQLDLTQLDLGQSQDVVLELKDHSRPKQHLGEIYLTLTLWPKNQQEKEQYFQRTNRLADVNRRLKSQIWSSVVTIVLVEAKNLLPMDIDGLSDPYVKFRLGTEKYKSKVVHKTLNPVWLEQFDLHLYEDPYLGQELEVTVWDRDKSHQDDLMGKTVIDLAVLERETTHGLWRDLEDGSGSIFLLLTISGTTASETISDLAAHEETPREREQLYHRYALTNTLQRVRDVGHLTVKVFRAQGLAAADLGGKSDPFCVLELVNARLQTQTEYKTLAPNWQKIFTFNVKDINSVLEVTVYDEDRDHKVEFLGKVAIPLLKIRNGEKRWYALKDKKLRGRAKGNSPQILLEMTVVWNVVRACVRTLNPKEKKYMEPEIKFKRQVFLRNVLRLKAIIVIVIDIGKYVQSCWEWENKMRSIIALVIFIFGCYYFEPYMFPGAALLILLKYYLVAVLTGTPLSHHTNTHFHDEIDEGPGTPGDDDDDDDDKDKEEKKSLKERLQAIQEVTQTVQNSIGYIASLCERVKNLFNFTVPYLSYLAMILAILGAVVLYFIPLRYLILVWGVNKFSRKIVRPHSVPNNELLDLISRVPDDEELLNYRELKPLPTADCEKGAGTSGSPGAPNLTRREQRKRHKAA; translated from the exons ATGAGCAAGAGCGTCGAGCTACTCGCTGGGGCGGAGGACAGTGAACAGATCGAAGTGG ATAGCAGTCTCGTGGAGGAGAGGTCCAGATTGAACTTGAACGGGAGCCGTCCGCTCTCGAAAAGCGCCACGGAGCTCCGGAACAACGAGAGCAGTTCGCCGTCACGACGCGGTGAACAAGCGGAACCGAGCGTCGTTCATCACCACCGGCACCATCGACACGCCACCTCGGTGGCGCAACGGACGCACACCTTCTTCGCGACATTGAAGAGCCGGTGGGCTCGCAGCCGCAGCAAGGAGAGGAAGAAGTCGAAGGATGCGGGGGTCGCACAGGTCGTCGAGTCCGACTATGCGGCTGACTACTCGTCCGAGCATAGCAAAAGCTCCTCAGCCACGCAGAGCCCGGCCAGACATTGTCTCAATCATCCGG AATCGCCGTTGGTACGCGGAGGACGACAGAACGTCGTGACGAGGCCGGAGGACAGCCCTGGGAGGAGCAGCGAGGGCCATTCGAAGGGGTCCTTGAGCTTCCAGCCGTCGAGGGACTCGAACGAGGAAGCTCGAGGATCGATCAGCCAGGATGACAGCGCGTTCCTTCAGGAGGAGGTCGCGCGTAGAAGAGAGTTGGCACTCAGGCAGCATGCGTTCTTCCAACTTCGTTTGCACATCAGAAAGGGAACGAACCTGGTTGCTATGGATAGATGTG GCGCCAGCGATCCGTACGTGAAAGTGAAAAGCGGCGGTCGATTGTTGCACAAGTCGCGGACTGTTCACCGCGACCTAAATCCAGTTTGGGACGAAAGTGTGACCCTGCCGATAGAGGACCCTTTCCAGCCTCTCACGTTCAAG GTCTTCGACTACGATTGGGGCCTGCAGGATGACTTCATGGGCGTGGCGCAATTGGACCTGACCCAACTGGACCTGGGCCAGTCGCAGGATGTCGTTCTGGAGCTGAAGGACCATAGCAGACCCAAGCAACATCTGGGAGAGATCTACTTGACCCTCACTCTTTGGCCCAAGAATCAACAGGAGAAAGAACAG TATTTCCAAAGGACCAATCGATTGGCGGACGTAAATAGGCGGCTGAAGTCGCAAATATGGAGCTCCGTGGTAACGATTGTCCTCGTGGAAGCGAAGAATCTGTTACCAATGGATATAGACGGCCTCTCGGATCCCTATGTCAAGTTTCG TCTGGGTACAGAAAAATACAAGTCGAAGGTCGTGCACAAGACCCTGAACCCCGTCTGGTTGGAGCAGTTCGATCTTCATCTGTACGAGGACCCGTACCTGGGCCAAGAATTAGAGGTGACGGTCTGGGACCGCGACAAGAGCCATCAGGACGATCTAATGGGCAAAACTGTGATCGATTTGGCGGTGCTCGAACGCGAGACCACTCATGGTCTCTGGCGAGACCTCGAGGACGGCTCTGGTAGCATCTTCCTGCTGCTGACCATCAGTGGTACCACCGCCAGCGAGACGATCAGCGATTTAGCAGCCCACGAGGAGACTCCTCGCGAGCGTGAACAGTTGTATCATAGGTACGCGTTGACCAACACGTTGCAGAGGGTTCGAGACGTGGGCCATTTAACTGTGAAG GTGTTCAGAGCCCAAGGCCTCGCTGCAGCCGATTTAGGCGGGAAGAGCGACCCATTCTGCGTGCTGGAATTGGTAAACGCCAGATTGCAGACCCAGACTGAGTACAAAACGCTGGCGCCAAACTGGCAGAAGATATTCACCTT TAACGTGAAGGATATAAATTCGGTGCTGGAAGTGACTGTGTACGACGAGGACAGGGACCATAAAGTAGAGTTCCTCGGGAAGGTCGCCATACCCCTGCTAAAAATCAGAAACGGCGAGAAACGGTGGTACGCGTTGAAAGACAAGAAACTGAGGGGTCGAGCCAAGGGGAATTCGCCACAGATCCTTCTCGAGATGACCGTCGTCTGGAACGTTGTCAGAGCTTGTGTACGAACGCTCAATCCCAAGGAGAAGAAGTACATGGAACCGGAAATCAAGTTCAAGAGACAGGTCTTCCTGCGCAACGTACTCAGGCTGAAGGCGATCATCGTGATCGTCATCGACATTGGAAAATACGTGCA GAGCTGTTGGGAATGGGAGAACAAAATGAGAAGCATCATCGCACTGGTCATTTTTATTTTCGGCTGTTACTACTTCGAGCCTTACATGTTCCCTGGAGCGGCACTCCTCATTCTATTAAAGTACTATTTG GTTGCGGTGTTAACCGGCACGCCCTTATCTCATCACACCAACACCCACTTCCACGACGAGATCGACGAAGGTCCTGGCACCCCTGgggatgacgacgacgacgacgacgataagGATAAA GAAGAGAAGAAAAGCCTGAAGGAGCGACTGCAAGCGATCCAAGAGGTGACTCAAACCGTTCAGAACTCAATCGGTTACATAGCGAGCCTCTGCGAGAGGGTGAAGAATCTCTTCAACTTCACTGTTCCCTACCTCAGTTACTTAGCCATGATCCTCGCGATCCTTGGCGCCGTTGTCCTCTACTTCATCCCCCTCAGGTACCTAATCCTGGTCTGGGGAGTCAATAAATTCTCCAGGAAGATCGTTCGACCTCACTCAGTCCCCAACAACGAGCTTCTCGATCTCATATCCAGAGTGCCCGACGACGAGGAGCTTCTTAATTACAG GGAGTTGAAACCGTTGCCGACAGCCGACTGTGAGAAGGGCGCGGGCACTTCCGGCAGTCCTGGCGCACCGAACCTGACGCGCAGGGAGCAGAGGAAGAGGCACAAGGCCGCGTAG